In Scophthalmus maximus strain ysfricsl-2021 chromosome 5, ASM2237912v1, whole genome shotgun sequence, a single window of DNA contains:
- the LOC118310514 gene encoding zinc finger E-box-binding homeobox 1 isoform X6: protein MTRCSALYKSSEKPYECSNCKKRFSHSGSYSSHISSKKCVGAAPPNGVARTANKSPPPTAQTAPVVIAPARMILKEKTESKPLQEQLPVTQIKSEPVEYECKPAMAAPATSAGTNGVVNRGTAQPAVVPATTLPQGVAMVVPTMGLMSPISINLNDLQNVLKVAMDGNVLRQVLGSANGVVTQGKQGIVVQQAQQQIISLPAFVDHDGTTKIIINYSISPAAGTTATTQPLIVKNNPPPAPTVISTAAAAPSPTDTDKPSNPEAADLSIVKAEPESVPVTGETESVPRMKQETFDSSDTSQMPKANSTGTCLLCDDCPDNLEALHLLQHRKAANGEAVDSAALDPSFAALLSEAGVTLEQEPPVEDVVSLLKNYFASNANPSKAELGKISEDVSIPVDVVRKWFAKMNAGKKLGRSRSDAKAVPRRTRTKHFNSADTSNQKREEDDDSNKGSGRTSPSDCTSPSINASDLVIVKSEPEDPEAPDSQAEPLDLSLPKHVAAALQAKTTRPPAKQQEQPLNLTCLRKEQLDGRTIYVTTPQTGHPVNIVTAAQLPTLVAIASQGTVGCLSAINTTTKRTILIPQLTYTYATTGGSASGAKTVVLNGHTEEKRVDSSSDGVSAVEEQNDSDSAGLMKKRRLENGVYPCDLCSKVFQKGSSLLRHKYEHTGKRPHECSICKKAFKHKHHLIEHSRLHSGEKPYQCDKCGKRFSHSGSYSQHMNHRYSYCKRGDRSSPVSLLGLRQAQMELGSPGTGPQSDSRTTTPPSQLDSDERESGEEDDEAMCMDDIRVVQVDDGECEIYEGNFDDDGDDDGDDDGDDDDDDEEEEVTTEEETGIEKVEREFACDVVEIELGEDHMAEGEADGRTEEKQEAGGVETAEIKAAGVKTPGVETEEMETPGVETEEMETPGVEAASVETAGVETPGVETPGVEAAGVEAASVEAASVEAASVEAAGVEAAGVEAAGVEAASVEAAGVEAAGLEAAGVEAVEMEDCEAETDKSIREESAGTKPTEEVETNAK, encoded by the exons ATGACACGGTGTTCTGCGCTGTACAAGTCAA GTGAGAAACCATATGAATGCTCGAACTGCAAGAAGCGATTCTCCCACTCGGGCTCCTACAGCTCCCACATCAGCAGTAAGAAGTGTGTGGGCGCCGCGCCCCCAAACGGCGTCGCTCGGACGGCGAACAAGTCCCCTCCGCCCACCGCCCAGACCGCACCCGTTGTAATCGCCCCGGCACGCATGATCCTCAAAGAGAAGACGGAGAGCAAGCCCCTGCAGGAGCAGCTCCCCGTCACCCAGATCAAATCTGAACCTGTGGAATACGAGTGCAAGCCTGCGATGGCGGCGCCGGCGACTTCGGCCGGCACCAACGGCGTGGTGAACAGGGGGACGGCCCAGCCGGCCGTCGTCCCGGCCACGACCCTGCCTCAGGGCGTTGCCATGGTCGTGCCCACCATGGGGCTGATGTCGCCCATCAGCATCAATCTGAACGACTTGCAGAATGTACTCAAGGTGGCGATGGACGGAAACGTGCTCAGGCAGGTGCTGGGCTCGGCCAATGGGGTGGTGACGCAAGGGAAGCAGGGGATTGTGGTGCAGCAGGCGCAGCAGCAGATCATCAGCCTGCCGGCGTTCGTGGATCACGACGGCACCACGAAGATCATCATCAACTATAGCATCAGCCCGGCGGCCGGCACCACCGCCACGACCCAACCGCTCATTGTCAAGAAcaatccccctcccgctcccACTGTGATTAGCACCGCCGCTGCAGCCCCATCCCCCACTGACACGGATAAACCCTCGAACCCGGAGGCGGCCGACCTCTCTATCGTCAAGGCGGAGCCCGAATCGGTGCCCGTTACGGGCGAGACAGAGTCGGTCCCGCGGATGAAACAGGAAACTTTTGACAGTTCAGACACATCTCAGATGCCAAAAGCCAACAGCACCGGTACGTGTTTACTGTGCGACGACTGTCCCGACAACCTGGAGGCGTTGCACCTCCTCCAGCATCGCAAAGCGGCCAACGGGGAGGCAGTCGACTCGGCCGCCCTGGATCCCTCGTTCGCCGCGCTGCTGAGCGAGGCGGGGGTGACGCTGGAGCAGGAGCCGCCCGTGGAGGACGTTGTCTCGCTCCTCAAGAACTATTTCGCTTCGAACGCCAACCCCAGCAAGGCGGAGCTGGGGAAGATCTCGGAGGACGTCAGTATTCCCGTGGACGTGGTCAGAAAGTGGTTTGCTAAGATGAACGCTGGGAAAAAATTGGGCAGAAGCCGCAGCGACGCAAAGGCGGTTCCCAGAAGGACTCGAACCAAACATTTCAACTCGGCAGACACTTCGAAccagaaaagagaggaagacgacgacTCCAACAAAGGTTCTGGGAGGACGTCTCCCTCAGACTGCACGTCACCGAGCATCAACGCCAGCGACCTAGTCATCGTCAAAAGCGAGCCGGAAGACCCCGAGGCGCCGGACTCCCAGGCCGAGCCCCTGGACCTCTCCCTCCCTAAGCATGTCGCGGCGGCGCTCCAGGCCAAGACGACCCGACCCCCCGCcaagcagcaggagcagcccCTGAACCTCACCTGCCTGCGGAAGGAGCAGCTCGACGGTCGCACCATATACGTCACCACGCCGCAGACGGGACACCCGGTCAACATCGTCACCGCCGCGCAGCTGCCCACGCTGGTGGCCATCGCCAGCCAGGGCACGGTGGGTTGTCTCAGCGCCATCAACACCACGACGAAGCGGACAATCCTCATCCCCCAGCTCACCTACACCTACGCCACGACGGGCGGCAGCGCCTCCGGAGCGAAGACGGTCGTCCTCAACGGACATACG GAGGAGAAGCGTGTGGACAGCAGCTCCGACGGCGTGTCGGCGGTGGAGGAGCAGAACGACTCGGACTCAGCCGGGCTGATGAAGAAACGGCGGCTGGAGAACGGCGTCTACCCCTGCGACCTTTGCTCCAAGGTCTTCCAGAAGGGCAGCTCGCTGCTCAGGCACAAATACGAACACACGG GAAAGCGTCCCCACGAGTGCAGCATCTGCAAGAAGGCCTTCAAACACAAGCACCACTTGATCGAGCACTCGCGGCTGCACTCGGGCGAGAAACCGTACCAGTGCGACAAGTGCGGCAAGCGCTTCTCCCACTCGGGCTCTTACTCGCAGCACATGAACCACCGCTACTCCTACTGTAAGAGGGGGGACCGCTCGAGCCCCGTCTCGCTGCTGGGGCTACGCCAGGCCCAGATGGAGCTCGGCAGCCCCGGCACGGGGCCGCAGTCCGACAGCCGCACCACCACCCCGCCCTCCCAACTGGACTCGGACGAGCGGGAGAGcggggaggaggacgacgaggccATGTGCATGGACGACATCCGGGTCGTGCAAGTGGACGACGGCGAGTGCGAGATCTACGAGGGTAACTTtgacgacgacggcgacgacgacggcgacgacgacggcgacgacgacgacgacgatgaggaggaggaggtgacgacagaggaggagacggggatAGAGAAAGTGGAGAGGGAGTTTGCGTGCGACGTGGTGGAGATCGAGCTGGGGGAGGATCACATGGCGGAGGGAGAGGCGGACGGAAGAACCgaggagaagcaggaagcaggGGGTGTGGAAACAGCGGAAATAAAAGCGGCAGGTGTGAAAACTCCAGGTGTGGAAACAGAAGAAATGGAAACTCCAGGTGTGGAAACAGAAGAAATGGAAACTCCAGGTGTGGAAGCTGCAAGTGTGGAAACTGCCGGTGTGGAAACTCCAGGTGTGGAAACTCCAGGTGTGGAAGCTGCCGGTGTGGAAGCTGCAAGTGTGGAAGCTGCAAGTGTGGAAGCTGCAAGTGTGGAAGCTGCAGGTGTGGAAGCTGCAGGTGTGGAAGCTGCAGGTGTGGAAGCTGCAAGTGTGGAAGCTGCAGGTGTGGAAGCTGCAGGTTTGGAAGCTGCAGGTGTGGAAGCGGTGGAAATGGAAGACTGTGAAGCAGAAACGGACAAAAGCATCAGGGAGGAGTCTGCCGGCACCAAACCCacggaggaagtggagaccaACGccaaataa